The proteins below are encoded in one region of Brassica napus cultivar Da-Ae chromosome A6, Da-Ae, whole genome shotgun sequence:
- the LOC106346796 gene encoding photosynthetic NDH subunit of subcomplex B 1, chloroplastic has translation MASLPQSPKPISPFFKTPPFSTKPLVFLNFQTRLPSRSLDVSVNLKKKKSAWLDPFDDGEDLNNEYGSLFADGKQEEDPRPPDNPDNPYGFLKFPMGYTVELASLPLKIRGDVRRCCCVVSGGVYENLLFFPTIQLLKDRYPGVQVDVLTTERGKQTYELNKNVRWANVYDPDDHWPEPAEYTDMIGLLKGRYYDMILSTKLAGLGHAAFLFMTTARDRVSYIYPNVNSAGAGLMLSETFTAENTNLSELGYKMYDQMEDWLGRPFRSVPRTPVLPLRVSVSRRLKEVVANKYREAGVETGKFIVIHGIESDSKASMQSKGDSDSLLPLTKWAQITRGIRGFKPVYVIPHEKERENVEEYVGDDTSIVFITTPGQLAALINDSAGVIATNTAAIQLANARDKPSIGLFSSEEKANLFVPDAEERSNCVIVASKTGNLADIDVGAVKNAMQVFEGSLALV, from the exons ATGGCTTCACTTCCTCAATCACCCAAACCCATTTCTCCCTTCTTCAAAACGCCGCCGTTTTCCACCAAACCACTCGTCTTCCTCAACTTCCAAACCCGGCTACCCTCCAGATCCCTCGATGTATCAGTCAacctcaagaagaagaagagcgcGTGGCTCGACCCATTCGACGACGGTGAAGACCTCAATAACGAATACGGTTCACTCTTCGCCGACGGAAAGCAAGAAGAGGACCCCAGACCACCGGATAATCCTGATAACCCATACGGGTTCTTGAAGTTCCCAATGGGTTACACCGTCGAGCTCGCTTCTTTGCCGCTGAAAATCAGAGGAGATGTCCGACGGTGTTGCTGCGTCGTCTCCGGCGGTGTTTACGAGAATCTACTATTTTTCCCGACGATTCAGCTACTTAAAGACAg GTACCCTGGTGTTCAGGTAGATGTCTTAACGACAGAGAGAGGAAAACAAACTTACGAGTTAAATAAAAACGTGAGATGGGCTAATGTGTATGATCCAGACGATCATTGGCCTGAACCTGCTGAGTATACAGACATGATCGGACTTCTCAAA ggaAGGTACTATGACATGATTCTATCCACAAAGCTCGCAGGGTTAGGCCACGCAGCGTTCTTGTTCATGACAACGGCTAGAGACAGAGTTAGCTACATTTACCCAAATGTCAACTCAGCTGGAGCTGGTCTGATGCTATCTGAAACCTTTACAGCTGAAAACACCAACCTTTCTGAATTAGGTTATAAAAT GTATGACCAGATGGAGGATTGGTTAGGAAGACCGTTCAGGAGTGTTCCAAGGACTCCTGTGCTGCCACTTAGGGTGTCGGTTTCACGGAGATTGAAAGAGGTTGTTGCTAACAAGTACAGGGAAGCTGGAGTGGAGACAGGGAAGTTTATAGTGATCCATGGGATCGAATCAGATTCAAAGGCGTCGATGCAATCAAAAGGAGATAGTGATAGTTTGCTTCCACTTACAAAATGGGCTCAGATAACAAGGGGTATAAG GGGATTCAAGCCGGTCTATGTGATTCCacatgagaaagagagagaaaacgtTGAAGAATATGTGGGTGATGATACATCTATAGTGTTCATCACAACACCAGGACAG TTGGCTGCTCTGATAAATGATTCTGCTGGAGTTATCGCTACAAACACAGCTGCTATTCAACTAGCTAATGCTAGAGACAAACCAAG TATTGGGTTGTTCTCTTCAGAAGAGAAAGCAAATCTCTTTGTACCAGACGCAGAAGAGAGGAGTAACTGTGTCATTGTTGCTTCAAAGACTGGGAATCTAGCCGATATCGACGTAGGAGCTGTTAAAAATGCAATGCAGGTCTTTGAAGGATCATTGGCTCTCGtgtaa
- the LOC111211018 gene encoding putative cyclic nucleotide-gated ion channel 7, protein MYKSQYISGQREKFVRLDDLDSSASHATGMMTKRNCFGFPVKNRGSEKKRASKSFREGVKIGSEGLFSIGKSVTRAVFPEDLRISEKKIFDPQDKTLLIWNRMLVISCILAVSVDPLFFYLPIVDNSGSSCIGIDTKLAVTTTTLRTILDVFYLTRMALQFRTAYIAPSSRVFGRGELVIDPAKIAQRYLTRYFIVDFLAVLPLPQIAVWKFLHGSKGMDVLPTKTALLNIVITQYIPRFVRFIPLTSELKKTAGAFAEGAWAGAAYYLLWYMLASHITGAFWYMLSVERNDTCWRFACKVQPDPKLCVQILYCGTKFVSSRETEWIKTVPELLKSNCSAKADDAKFNYGIYGQAISSGIVSSTTFFSKFCYCLWWGLQNLSTLGQGLQTSTFPGEVLFSIAIAIAGLLLFALLIGNMQTYLQSLTVRLEEMRIKRRDSEQWMHHRSLPQNLRERVRRYDQYKWLETRGVDEENIVQSLPKDLRRDIKRHLCLNLVRRVPLFANMDERLLDAICERLKPSLYTESTYIVREGDPVNEMLFIIRGRLESVTTDGGRSGFFNRGLLKEGDFCGEELLTWALDPKAGSNLPSSTRTVKALTEVEAFALEAEELKFVASQFRRLHSRQVQQTFRFYSQQWRTWASSFIQAAWRRHSRRKNAELRRIEEEEDEMGYEDEYDDDDAEEEDERTPVFTRTESSSRLRSTIFASRFAANALKGHRLRSTESSKRLLNLQKPPEPDFDAE, encoded by the exons TCAGGGAAGGTGTCAAAATCGGATCAGAAGGTCTGTTTTCCATCGGCAAATCTGTAACGAGAGCTGTTTTCCCTGAAGATCTAAGAATATCAGAGAAGAAAATCTTCGACCCTCAAGACAAAACACTTCTCATATGGAACAGAATGTTGGTCATTTCTTGTATTTTAGCTGTCTCCGTTGATCCGCTCTTCTTCTATCTCCCCATTGTGGACAACTCGGGGAGCAGCTGTATAGGGATTGACACGAAGCTAGCCGTTACAACAACGACTCTTAGAACGATTCTTGACGTCTTTTATCTAACTAGAATGGCTCTTCAGTTTCGTACAGCTTACATAGCTCCTTCTTCTCGTGTGTTTGGTCGTGGTGAGCTTGTGATTGATCCTGCTAAGATCGCTCAACGGTATTTAACACGTTATTTCATTGTTGATTTCCTCGCAGTGCTTCCCTTACCGCAG ATTGCGGTATGGAAGTTTCTTCACGGATCGAAAGGAATGGACGTGTTACCTACTAAAACGGCTCTATTGAACATTGTAATCACGCAGTACATTCCAAGATTCGTTAGGTTTATACCGTTAACATCGGAATTAAAGAAGACTGCGGGAGCTTTTGCTGAAGGTGCTTGGGCTGGTGCTGCTTATTATCTCCTTTGGTATATGCTTGCAAGCCAC ataACTGGAGCTTTCTGGTACATGTTGTCAGTGGAACGTAATGATACTTGTTGGAGATTTGCGTGTAAAGTCCAACCAGATCCAAAACTATGTGTTCAGATTCTGTATTGTGGGACCAAATTTGTGAGCAGCCGTGAAACAGAATGGATCAAGACAGTCCCTGAGCTTCTCAAGAGCAACTGTTCTGCTAAAGCAGATGATGCAAAGTTCAACTATGGGATCTATGGCCAGGCTATATCTTCAGGCATTGTATCATCAACAACGTTTTTCTCCAAGTTCTGTTATTGTCTTTGGTGGGGTCTTCAAAATCTCAG CACGTTAGGTCAAGGGCTGCAAACAAGTACATTTCCAGGAGAGGTTCTGTTCTCCATTGCGATTGCTATAGCTGGGCTTCTTCTTTTCGCGCTTCTGATCGGGAACATGCAGACTTATCTTCAGTCACTTACCGTTCGTCTTGAGGAGATGAGGATCAAAAGACGCGACTCTGAACAGTGGATGCACCACAGGTCACTTCCACAGAACCTTAGGGAAAGAGTCAGACGATATGATCAATACAAATGGTTAGAAACAAGAGGCGTCGACGAAGAGAACATAGTCCAGAGTTTACCAAAGGATCTAAGGAGAGACATAAAACGCCATCTCTGTCTGAATTTAGTTAGGAGG GTTCCTCTGTTTGCTAATATGGATGAAAGATTACTTGACGCGATCTGCGAGAGGTTAAAGCCAAGTCTCTACACGGAGAGTACTTACATTGTCCGTGAGGGAGACCCGGTTAACGAAATGCTCTTCATAATCAGAGGCCGGTTAGAGAGTGTAACCACAGATGGAGGACGAAGCGGTTTCTTCAACAGAGGGTTACTGAAAGAAGGAGACTTTTGTGGTGAAGAGCTTCTGACTTGGGCACTTGATCCCAAAGCAGGCTCAAACCTACCTTCTTCCACAAGAACGGTAAAGGCTCTGACTGAAGTAGAGGCTTTCGCTCTCGAAGCCGAAGAGCTCAAGTTTGTAGCAAGTCAGTTTAGGAGACTTCATAGCCGACAGGTTCAACAGACTTTTAGGTTTTACTCACAGCAATGGAGAACTTGGGCTTCTTCCTTCATCCAAGCTGCTTGGCGTCGCCATTCGAGAAGGAAGAACGCTGAGCTGAGAAGGatagaagaagaggaagacgagATGGGTTATGAAGATgagtatgatgatgatgatgctgagGAGGAAGACGAGAGGACTCCAGTGTTTACAAGAACCGAGTCTTCTTCTAGACTACGTTCGACGATATTTGCTTCGAGATTTGCTGCTAATGCATTGAAAGGTCACAGACTAAGGAGCACAGAGAGTTCAAAGAGGTTGTTGAATCTGCAAAAGCCTCCGGAACCTGATTTTGATGCTGAATAA